One Deinococcus grandis DNA window includes the following coding sequences:
- the yedA gene encoding drug/metabolite exporter YedA translates to MSAAAATPAARLTPLVLLCLGLVYVVWGSTYFGIKVAIETLPPLGMLAARFMVAGALLLLVLRARGAALPTAREWRSSALVGTLLLGGGTGLVTLAERDASSSVAAMVIAVSPLFAALFARLWGERTGGREWLGIGVGLIGIALLNIGELHATPLAALLLILAPLCWTFGSQWSRHLPLPQGLMGSAAEMLTGGGVLLLLSVLMGERWGAPSAASLWALAYLTVFGSLVAYSAYMYLVAHTRPALATSYAYVNPVVAVLLGVGFGGEQLGPLGWAALLVILTGVALVAWPRRAPDAEAV, encoded by the coding sequence GTGAGTGCCGCCGCTGCCACGCCCGCCGCGCGCCTGACGCCGCTGGTGCTGCTGTGCCTGGGGCTGGTGTACGTCGTGTGGGGCAGCACGTACTTCGGGATCAAGGTCGCCATCGAGACGCTGCCGCCGCTGGGCATGCTCGCGGCGCGCTTCATGGTGGCCGGGGCGCTGCTGCTCCTCGTGCTGCGCGCCCGGGGCGCGGCGCTGCCCACCGCGCGCGAGTGGCGCTCCAGTGCCCTGGTCGGCACGCTGCTGCTGGGCGGCGGCACCGGGCTGGTCACGCTGGCCGAACGGGACGCGAGCAGCAGCGTCGCCGCCATGGTCATCGCGGTGTCCCCACTGTTCGCGGCGCTGTTCGCGCGCCTGTGGGGCGAGCGGACCGGCGGGCGCGAGTGGCTGGGCATCGGCGTGGGCCTGATCGGCATCGCGCTGCTGAACATCGGCGAACTGCACGCCACGCCGCTGGCAGCGCTGCTGCTGATCCTCGCGCCGCTGTGCTGGACGTTCGGCAGCCAGTGGTCCCGCCACCTGCCCCTCCCGCAGGGACTGATGGGCTCGGCGGCCGAGATGCTCACCGGGGGCGGCGTCCTCCTGCTCCTGAGCGTCCTGATGGGCGAACGCTGGGGCGCGCCCAGCGCCGCGAGCCTGTGGGCGCTGGCGTACCTCACGGTGTTCGGGAGTCTCGTGGCGTACAGCGCGTACATGTACCTCGTGGCGCACACCCGCCCCGCCCTGGCGACCAGCTACGCGTACGTGAACCCGGTCGTGGCTGTCCTGCTGGGCGTCGGCTTCGGCGGCGAGCAGCTGGGCCCGCTGGGCTGGGCGGCGCTGCTCGTGATCCTCACGGGCGTCGCGCTCGTCGCGTGGCCGCGCCGCGCCCCGGACGCGGAGGCCGTATGA
- the hisD gene encoding histidinol dehydrogenase, whose protein sequence is MQVLQGQEARSALTRTFNEIPVPDAVLARIEATFGEALSPAQVVERILSDVRARGDDALRDWTERLDGHRPAELRVPEAELAAAQVAPDLHEAILTAIRRVRAFYEQQPAHGFLNHGPDGALGQLVRPLSRVGVYVPGGLAPLISTLIHTAVPAQVAGVPDIVVTTPPARDGSVHPAILVAARELGITQVFRVGGAQAIAALAYGTASIGAVDKVAGPGNLFVVIAKRMVYGQTGIESLPGPTETLVVADDSADPRFVAADLLAQAEHNGAEPVLVSTSRELLIRVQAELSGQLEALPEPNRGWARDSVQARMKVILAGTLEEAVELANLYAPEHLCLLTRDPWSLLGLVQRAGGVFVGEASMEALGDYVAGPSHVMPTGGTARFMSPVNVRDFQNIISVVGLNEGALRRIGPAGATLARAEGLEAHARAIESRLS, encoded by the coding sequence ATGCAAGTGCTGCAAGGCCAAGAGGCCCGGTCCGCCCTGACGCGGACGTTCAATGAGATTCCCGTTCCCGACGCCGTCCTGGCCCGTATCGAGGCGACCTTCGGCGAGGCGCTGAGTCCCGCGCAGGTCGTCGAGCGCATCCTGAGTGATGTCCGCGCGCGCGGGGACGACGCGCTGCGCGACTGGACCGAGCGGCTGGACGGCCACCGCCCCGCCGAGTTGCGCGTGCCGGAGGCGGAACTGGCCGCCGCGCAGGTCGCCCCGGACCTGCATGAGGCGATCCTCACGGCGATCCGGCGCGTGCGGGCCTTCTACGAGCAGCAGCCCGCGCACGGGTTCCTGAACCACGGCCCGGACGGCGCGCTGGGGCAGCTCGTGCGGCCGCTCTCGCGGGTGGGCGTGTACGTACCGGGCGGGCTGGCCCCGCTGATCAGCACGCTGATTCACACGGCGGTGCCCGCGCAGGTGGCGGGCGTGCCGGACATCGTGGTGACCACGCCGCCCGCGCGGGACGGGAGCGTGCACCCGGCCATCCTCGTCGCGGCGCGCGAACTGGGGATCACGCAGGTGTTCCGGGTGGGCGGCGCGCAGGCCATCGCGGCGCTGGCGTACGGCACGGCGAGCATCGGCGCGGTGGACAAGGTCGCGGGTCCCGGGAACCTGTTCGTGGTGATCGCCAAGCGGATGGTGTACGGCCAGACCGGCATCGAGAGCCTGCCCGGCCCGACCGAGACGCTGGTCGTGGCGGACGACAGCGCCGACCCGCGCTTCGTGGCGGCCGATCTGCTGGCGCAGGCGGAGCACAACGGCGCGGAACCCGTGCTCGTCTCCACCAGCCGCGAGCTGCTGATCCGGGTGCAGGCGGAACTCAGTGGGCAGCTGGAGGCCCTGCCGGAACCGAACCGCGGCTGGGCGCGCGACAGCGTGCAGGCCCGCATGAAGGTCATCCTGGCGGGCACGCTGGAGGAGGCCGTGGAGCTGGCGAACCTGTACGCCCCCGAGCACCTGTGCCTCCTAACCCGTGACCCGTGGAGCCTGCTGGGCCTCGTGCAGCGCGCCGGGGGCGTGTTCGTGGGCGAGGCGAGCATGGAGGCGCTGGGCGACTACGTGGCGGGCCCCAGTCACGTCATGCCGACCGGCGGCACGGCGCGCTTCATGAGCCCGGTGAACGTGCGGGACTTCCAGAACATCATCTCGGTGGTGGGCCTGAACGAGGGCGCGCTGCGCCGCATCGGTCCGGCCGGGGCGACCCTGGCCCGCGCCGAGGGCCTCGAGGCGCACGCCCGCGCGATCGAAAGCCGCCTCTCGTGA
- a CDS encoding phosphopentomutase: protein MLLTIVVLDSVGAGELPDAASFGDAGAHTLNHTLKAAPARLPNLAALGLAQVPTIETGDATVPAGPAAGAFGRLREVSPGKDTSTGHWEFMGIQLEHAFQVFPDGFPPAVMDRFDAATGRGHLCNRPYSGTDVIRDFGPEHMTTGAPIVYTSADSVFQIAAHEDVVPLETLYAWCRAAREILQGEFAVARVIARPFRGEFPFERANEHRKDFSLVPPPTVLDAVKATGQAVVGIGKIPDIYANQGFTEEIHTDDNADGIAKTLARMRQAAQDGTSGLIFTNLVDFDSKFGHRRDPEGYSGCLAAFDAALPDLIAAVPEDGALIIVSDHGNDPTWKGSDHTREHGLLLVHKGGAAGVDLGDRATFADVGATVAEALGAAWDGPGESFWTQLT, encoded by the coding sequence ATGTTGCTGACGATTGTCGTGCTGGATTCCGTGGGCGCGGGCGAACTGCCCGACGCCGCGAGCTTCGGGGATGCCGGGGCGCACACCCTGAACCACACCCTGAAGGCGGCGCCCGCGCGCCTGCCGAACCTGGCGGCGCTGGGCCTCGCGCAGGTGCCCACCATCGAGACCGGGGACGCGACCGTGCCCGCCGGACCCGCCGCCGGTGCGTTCGGTCGCCTGCGCGAGGTCAGCCCCGGCAAGGACACGAGCACCGGCCACTGGGAGTTCATGGGCATCCAGCTGGAGCACGCCTTCCAGGTGTTCCCGGACGGCTTCCCGCCCGCCGTGATGGACCGTTTCGACGCGGCGACCGGGCGCGGGCACCTGTGCAACAGGCCGTACAGCGGCACGGACGTCATCCGTGACTTCGGCCCGGAGCACATGACGACCGGCGCACCCATCGTGTACACCAGCGCGGACAGCGTGTTCCAGATCGCCGCGCACGAGGACGTCGTGCCGCTGGAGACGCTGTACGCGTGGTGCCGCGCCGCCCGCGAGATCCTGCAGGGCGAGTTCGCGGTGGCGCGCGTGATCGCCCGGCCGTTCCGGGGCGAGTTCCCGTTCGAGCGGGCGAACGAGCACCGCAAGGACTTCAGCCTCGTGCCGCCGCCCACGGTGCTGGACGCCGTGAAGGCCACCGGGCAGGCCGTGGTGGGCATCGGGAAGATCCCGGACATCTACGCGAATCAGGGCTTCACCGAGGAGATCCACACCGACGACAACGCCGACGGGATCGCCAAGACCCTGGCCCGCATGCGCCAGGCCGCGCAGGACGGCACCTCGGGTCTGATCTTCACGAACCTCGTGGATTTCGACAGCAAGTTCGGCCACCGCCGCGACCCCGAGGGGTACAGCGGCTGCCTCGCGGCGTTCGACGCGGCGCTGCCCGACCTGATCGCCGCCGTGCCCGAGGATGGCGCGCTGATCATCGTCAGTGACCACGGGAACGACCCCACCTGGAAGGGCTCGGACCACACCCGCGAGCACGGCCTGCTGCTGGTGCACAAGGGCGGCGCGGCGGGCGTGGACCTGGGCGACCGCGCCACCTTCGCGGACGTGGGCGCGACCGTCGCCGAGGCGCTGGGCGCGGCGTGGGACGGGCCGGGTGAGAGCTTCTGGACACAGCTGACCTGA
- a CDS encoding DUF11 domain-containing protein — protein sequence MTRARLARLLPALLPSLMLSLGLPAAAQTVCAQPAATGNVSGLTGVVNTYFPGPGADTTLSAGTTAVTFGTVRRGAAQPVAAGDLLLLMQMQGADIDATNTDSYGDGVAGGAGSGQLTSNLYAGRYEFVTVTAVTGAGSVTVRGQGAGGGLVNTYVNRAATATQGAARYQVIRVPQYGNLTLGAAPVTADAWDGTDGGVVVLDVAGTLNWNGGSVNVNALGFRGGAGQGLGGVGTATGYTNLDYRNLTAGATHGNKGEGLAGTPRFVLDPATSTLLDTGAEGYPNGSRARGAPGNAGGGGTDGAVNVNSQNSGGGGGANGGGGGQGGNSWSSKLAIGGFGGKAAPASLSALFLGGGGGAGSRNNGSGVQSSGGAGGGIVIIRAGQTSGSGSVTANGAAGLGADNDGAGGGGAGGTVIVMTGGSSLSGLTVTASGGNGGNAWPAQAAGANNVNAHGPGGGGGGGIVYTNVSGASVTAANGANGTSTSSVVAFGAQPGVTGTIPGGSLTGLPGTREGAACPVLSVSKSTSTPAVWRGAKATYSVTVTNSGGASSTVRVQDTLPAGFTLSGTPVVTPAAARVTTADASTATALDLKTFRLGYGESLNVTFDALTPTDPALRGTVFQNSAAASTTDAAGNAVTGTYLGSSSAAEDVRLLFPSLKVTKAVRNVTRSTAFGTSGGGYPGDRLEYCLTYLNDGDGPLNGVNLTDSIPANTAVLTGAYGAGLGVQFTPASGTAVTYTSAADADAGRISQAGGLLVALGNVAQGASGTACFQVSVR from the coding sequence ATGACACGCGCCCGACTCGCCCGCCTCCTGCCAGCCCTGCTCCCCAGCCTGATGCTCAGCCTCGGCCTGCCGGCCGCCGCCCAGACCGTCTGCGCGCAACCCGCCGCGACCGGGAACGTCAGCGGCCTGACCGGGGTCGTGAACACCTACTTCCCCGGACCGGGCGCCGACACCACCCTGAGCGCCGGGACGACCGCCGTCACGTTCGGCACGGTCCGCCGGGGCGCGGCGCAGCCCGTCGCCGCCGGGGACCTGCTGCTGCTCATGCAGATGCAGGGCGCGGACATCGACGCGACGAACACCGACAGTTACGGGGACGGCGTGGCGGGCGGCGCGGGCAGCGGGCAGCTGACCAGCAACCTGTACGCCGGACGCTACGAGTTCGTGACCGTCACCGCCGTGACCGGCGCGGGCAGCGTCACGGTGCGCGGCCAGGGCGCGGGCGGCGGACTGGTGAACACCTACGTGAACCGCGCGGCGACCGCCACGCAGGGCGCCGCGCGTTACCAGGTGATCCGCGTGCCGCAGTACGGCAACCTGACGCTGGGCGCCGCGCCGGTCACGGCGGACGCCTGGGACGGCACGGACGGCGGCGTGGTCGTCCTGGACGTTGCCGGCACCCTGAACTGGAACGGGGGCAGCGTGAACGTGAACGCCCTGGGCTTCCGCGGCGGGGCGGGCCAGGGACTGGGCGGGGTGGGCACCGCGACCGGGTACACGAACCTCGACTACCGGAACCTGACCGCCGGAGCCACGCACGGCAACAAGGGCGAGGGCCTGGCGGGCACGCCACGCTTCGTGCTGGACCCCGCCACCTCCACGTTGCTCGACACGGGCGCCGAGGGGTACCCGAACGGCAGCCGCGCACGCGGCGCGCCCGGCAACGCGGGCGGCGGCGGCACCGACGGCGCCGTGAACGTCAACTCGCAGAACAGCGGCGGAGGCGGCGGCGCGAACGGCGGGGGCGGCGGACAGGGCGGCAACAGCTGGAGCAGCAAGCTCGCCATCGGCGGGTTCGGCGGGAAGGCCGCACCCGCCAGCCTGAGCGCCCTGTTCCTGGGGGGCGGGGGCGGCGCCGGGTCACGCAACAACGGCAGCGGCGTGCAGAGCAGCGGCGGCGCCGGCGGCGGGATCGTGATCATCCGCGCCGGGCAGACCAGCGGCAGCGGCAGCGTTACCGCGAACGGCGCGGCGGGACTGGGGGCCGACAACGACGGCGCGGGCGGCGGCGGGGCGGGCGGCACGGTGATCGTCATGACCGGCGGGAGCAGCCTGAGCGGCCTGACCGTCACCGCCAGCGGCGGGAACGGCGGGAACGCGTGGCCCGCGCAGGCCGCCGGGGCGAACAACGTGAACGCCCACGGACCGGGCGGCGGGGGCGGCGGGGGGATCGTGTACACGAACGTGTCCGGGGCCAGCGTCACGGCCGCGAACGGCGCGAACGGGACGTCCACGTCGTCGGTCGTGGCGTTCGGCGCGCAGCCGGGCGTGACGGGCACCATTCCCGGCGGCAGCCTGACCGGCCTGCCCGGCACCCGCGAGGGCGCCGCCTGCCCGGTCCTGAGCGTCAGCAAGTCCACGAGCACGCCCGCGGTGTGGCGCGGCGCGAAGGCCACGTACAGCGTCACGGTCACGAACTCGGGCGGGGCCAGCAGCACCGTGCGGGTGCAGGACACCCTCCCGGCGGGGTTCACGCTGAGCGGCACGCCGGTCGTCACCCCGGCGGCGGCGCGGGTCACGACCGCGGACGCCAGCACCGCGACCGCGCTGGACCTGAAGACCTTCCGGCTGGGGTACGGCGAGTCGCTGAACGTTACCTTCGACGCGCTGACGCCCACCGACCCGGCGCTGCGCGGCACGGTCTTCCAGAACAGCGCGGCGGCCAGCACCACGGACGCCGCCGGGAACGCCGTGACCGGCACGTACCTGGGCAGCAGCAGCGCCGCCGAGGACGTCCGCCTGCTGTTCCCCAGCCTGAAGGTCACGAAGGCCGTGCGCAACGTCACGCGCAGCACGGCGTTCGGCACGAGCGGCGGCGGGTACCCGGGCGACCGCCTGGAGTACTGCCTGACGTACCTGAACGACGGGGACGGTCCGCTGAACGGCGTGAACCTCACGGACAGCATCCCGGCGAACACGGCCGTCCTGACCGGCGCGTACGGGGCGGGCCTGGGCGTGCAGTTCACCCCGGCGTCCGGCACGGCCGTGACGTACACCAGCGCCGCCGACGCGGACGCCGGGCGGATCAGTCAGGCGGGCGGGCTGCTCGTGGCGCTGGGCAACGTGGCGCAGGGCGCGAGCGGCACCGCCTGCTTCCAGGTGAGCGTCCGCTGA
- the lptB gene encoding LPS export ABC transporter ATP-binding protein, which produces MTATTSTLQPAVTPGRPDLHAEGLGKTYGRRPVVRNVNLRVQPGEIVALFGPNGAGKTTTFYMLVGFIRPGAGRIALGERDLTRLPMHERARLGLGYLPQEPSAFRKLTARDNLLAILEYQGLPRAEQEARADALLAEFGLTHLAGSFAYQLSGGERRRLELARALTTDPDYLLLDEPFTGVDPKSIREIQRLIRDLRDRRGLGVFITDHNVRETIALTDRVYLMYDGEVKFEGTPAQFAQDEDARTHYLGDDFEL; this is translated from the coding sequence GTGACCGCGACCACCTCCACGCTGCAACCGGCTGTCACGCCTGGGCGTCCGGACCTGCACGCCGAGGGCCTGGGCAAGACCTACGGGCGCCGCCCGGTCGTGCGGAACGTGAACCTGCGTGTGCAGCCCGGCGAGATCGTCGCGCTGTTCGGCCCGAACGGCGCGGGCAAGACCACCACCTTCTACATGCTGGTCGGCTTCATCCGCCCCGGCGCGGGCCGCATCGCCCTGGGCGAGCGCGACCTGACCCGCCTGCCCATGCACGAACGCGCCCGCCTGGGCCTGGGCTACCTGCCGCAGGAACCCAGCGCCTTCCGCAAACTGACCGCCCGCGACAACCTGCTGGCCATCCTGGAATACCAGGGCCTGCCGCGCGCCGAGCAGGAGGCCCGCGCCGACGCCCTGCTGGCCGAATTCGGGCTGACGCACCTGGCGGGCAGCTTCGCGTACCAGCTGTCCGGCGGGGAACGCCGCCGCCTGGAACTCGCCCGGGCGCTGACCACCGACCCCGACTACCTGCTGCTGGACGAACCGTTCACCGGGGTGGACCCCAAGAGCATCCGCGAGATCCAGCGCCTGATCCGCGACCTGCGCGACCGCCGCGGCCTGGGCGTGTTCATCACCGACCACAACGTCCGCGAGACCATCGCCCTGACCGACCGCGTGTACCTGATGTACGACGGCGAGGTGAAGTTCGAGGGCACCCCCGCCCAGTTCGCGCAGGACGAGGACGCCCGCACCCACTACCTCGGCGACGACTTCGAACTGTGA
- a CDS encoding DUF3084 domain-containing protein: protein MLWLFLPFVVILSGVVAYAADTIARKAGRKHLRWFGMRPKTTALVVAVLSGMGISAASLAAFLILNSSAVNTIAQADQLRPQLEALRGDIRAAQADRDRAQQEAARLREQQAAAQSALKAAQTALTDARAAQARVQAQARTLEERVQELTAAQRTLEARAAQTRAKLQAAETSLTASQARAQNLDAQVVDLGARIALSEQETRSAQDRARDAQTAAETAQARAQAQQALAQQAQTRARDAQTRAQQAQTQAQQARAQIDTLARDRAQADRALRDAQQALSAARQALQDAQAQQRAAQQARDALRAERDRLSSERAALITARDQAARDRTRILADLSALQLQQQQLRDSNDALRATLGRLQDEYSSSRAELSATRNTDLAYPRNDLVYAAVVPGVRNLDQFLLDAARSAATRGARGTPAARLTPAARGALETKLRGLNVSAFVQCRAAQNAAVGFPVDLSCDARANAVLYRAGQVIRRSTVTLGDLRRMQDQIGELVQDVTLDLTTRGVPSEYVQGLDVGELVPLITRLNDRSGNVAVVGIAARTDVRPGSRVDLYPVLP, encoded by the coding sequence GTGCTGTGGCTGTTCCTGCCCTTCGTGGTGATCCTCTCGGGGGTCGTCGCGTACGCCGCCGACACCATCGCCCGCAAGGCCGGACGCAAGCACCTGCGCTGGTTCGGCATGCGCCCCAAGACCACCGCCCTGGTCGTGGCGGTCCTGTCCGGCATGGGCATCAGCGCCGCCAGCCTCGCGGCGTTCCTGATCCTGAACAGCAGCGCCGTGAACACCATCGCGCAGGCCGACCAGCTGCGCCCCCAGCTGGAGGCCCTGCGGGGAGACATCCGCGCCGCGCAGGCCGACCGCGACCGCGCCCAGCAGGAGGCCGCGCGCCTGCGTGAACAGCAGGCGGCCGCCCAGAGCGCCCTGAAGGCCGCGCAGACGGCCCTCACCGACGCCCGCGCCGCGCAGGCCCGCGTGCAGGCGCAGGCCCGCACCCTGGAAGAGCGCGTGCAGGAACTCACCGCCGCGCAGCGCACCCTGGAAGCGCGCGCCGCGCAGACCCGCGCGAAACTCCAGGCGGCCGAAACCTCCCTGACCGCCAGTCAGGCCCGCGCGCAGAACCTCGACGCGCAGGTCGTGGACCTCGGCGCGCGCATCGCGCTGTCCGAACAGGAGACCCGCAGCGCCCAGGACCGCGCGCGCGACGCGCAGACGGCCGCCGAGACCGCGCAGGCCCGCGCGCAGGCGCAGCAGGCCCTGGCCCAGCAGGCCCAGACCCGCGCCCGGGACGCGCAGACCCGCGCGCAGCAGGCCCAGACGCAGGCGCAGCAGGCCCGCGCGCAGATCGACACGCTCGCCCGGGACCGCGCGCAGGCCGACCGCGCCCTGCGCGACGCCCAGCAGGCCCTGAGCGCTGCCCGGCAGGCCCTGCAGGACGCGCAGGCGCAGCAGCGCGCCGCGCAACAGGCCCGCGATGCCCTGCGCGCCGAACGCGACCGCCTGAGCAGCGAACGCGCCGCGCTGATCACCGCCCGCGACCAGGCCGCCCGCGACCGCACCCGCATCCTGGCCGACCTGAGCGCCCTGCAACTCCAGCAGCAGCAGCTGCGCGACAGCAACGACGCCCTGCGCGCCACGCTGGGCCGCCTGCAGGACGAGTACTCCAGCAGTCGCGCCGAACTGAGCGCCACGCGCAACACCGACCTCGCCTACCCCAGGAACGACCTCGTGTACGCCGCGGTGGTGCCCGGCGTGCGCAACCTCGACCAGTTCCTGCTCGACGCCGCGCGCAGCGCCGCCACCCGCGGCGCCCGGGGCACGCCCGCCGCGCGCCTGACCCCCGCCGCGCGCGGCGCCCTGGAGACCAAACTGCGCGGCCTGAACGTCAGCGCCTTCGTGCAGTGCCGCGCCGCGCAGAACGCCGCCGTGGGCTTCCCGGTCGACCTGAGCTGCGACGCGCGCGCCAACGCCGTCCTGTACCGCGCCGGGCAGGTCATCCGCCGCTCGACCGTCACGCTCGGTGACCTGCGCCGCATGCAGGACCAGATCGGGGAACTCGTGCAGGACGTCACGCTGGACCTCACCACGCGCGGCGTGCCCAGCGAGTACGTGCAGGGCCTGGACGTCGGGGAACTCGTGCCGCTCATCACCCGCCTGAACGACCGCAGCGGGAACGTCGCCGTGGTGGGCATCGCGGCCCGCACCGACGTCCGCCCCGGCAGCCGCGTGGACCTGTACCCCGTGCTGCCCTGA
- a CDS encoding ABC transporter substrate-binding protein encodes MRASALPLTALLLATAAHAAPVRVEFWHAMSGVQGTVQAYARDFNASQTAYEIVPINQGNYRELLPKLQAALRSGSAPALAQLEFTQFPTLAQAGQLTDLSARVDDLPGALRGDIYPAVWKTGQLGERTYGLPWNVSVPVLMYNAGTLKKAGLNAPDTWAQLEGASRTLATGGRRPLVAAADAWTFEANVLSRGGTLTGGERPRLNSPDAVDALTQLARMSAAGQAQPRTLNEATRAAFDFARGQNTFVLASVANWIDARKLPFFNLGVAPFPCEKEGACTVPLGGATLTIPKGTPAAEQAGAVAFWQYLMQPARLADWVKTTAYVPPRRAAVPLLDDWYAKNPQLRAAHAQISRAVPRPTTPEYAAWTALIEDAITQATTGKLSAKAALDAAQARADR; translated from the coding sequence ATGCGCGCCTCCGCCCTGCCCCTGACCGCCCTGCTGCTCGCCACCGCCGCGCACGCCGCGCCCGTCCGCGTGGAATTCTGGCACGCCATGAGCGGCGTCCAGGGAACCGTGCAGGCCTACGCGCGCGACTTCAACGCCAGCCAGACCGCCTACGAGATCGTCCCGATCAACCAGGGCAACTACCGCGAACTGCTGCCCAAACTCCAGGCGGCGCTGCGCAGCGGCTCGGCGCCCGCCCTGGCCCAACTGGAATTCACGCAGTTCCCCACCCTGGCCCAGGCCGGGCAGCTCACCGACCTGAGTGCCCGCGTGGACGACCTGCCCGGCGCGCTGCGCGGCGACATCTACCCCGCCGTGTGGAAGACCGGCCAGCTGGGCGAGCGCACCTACGGCCTCCCGTGGAACGTCAGCGTGCCCGTCCTGATGTACAACGCCGGCACCCTGAAGAAAGCGGGCCTGAACGCCCCCGACACCTGGGCGCAACTCGAAGGTGCCAGCCGCACCCTGGCCACCGGAGGCCGCCGCCCGCTGGTCGCCGCGGCCGACGCGTGGACCTTCGAGGCGAACGTCCTGTCGCGCGGCGGCACCCTGACGGGCGGCGAACGCCCCCGCCTGAACAGCCCCGACGCCGTGGACGCCCTGACCCAGCTGGCCCGCATGAGCGCCGCCGGGCAGGCCCAGCCGCGCACCCTGAACGAGGCGACCCGCGCCGCGTTCGACTTCGCACGCGGGCAGAACACCTTCGTGCTGGCCAGCGTCGCCAACTGGATCGACGCGCGCAAGCTGCCCTTCTTCAACCTGGGCGTCGCCCCGTTCCCCTGCGAGAAGGAGGGCGCGTGCACCGTCCCGCTGGGCGGCGCGACCCTGACCATCCCGAAAGGTACCCCGGCCGCCGAGCAGGCGGGCGCCGTGGCGTTCTGGCAGTACCTCATGCAGCCCGCCCGGCTGGCTGACTGGGTGAAGACCACCGCGTACGTCCCGCCGCGCCGCGCCGCCGTGCCCCTGCTGGACGACTGGTACGCGAAGAACCCACAGCTGCGCGCCGCGCACGCCCAGATCAGCCGGGCCGTGCCGCGCCCCACCACGCCCGAGTACGCCGCGTGGACCGCCCTGATCGAGGACGCCATCACGCAGGCCACCACCGGCAAACTGAGCGCGAAGGCCGCCCTGGACGCCGCCCAGGCCCGCGCGGATCGCTGA
- a CDS encoding potassium channel family protein — MKSKQCLVIGLGRFGTAVATTLYEMGHEVVAIDQHEENVERVMNLVTHAAIVDASDERALRALGVGDFDVVVVAIGTDVQANILATMNAKSLGAPYVVSKAIDEMARRVLERIGADLVIRPEHDMGVRLARQIATPNIVDTLDLGGDYAIVEIEANERLKGTLRDLNLTGRFNVQIIAISRAGKIEVTPRAEDELRPHDKLVVIGTSHAIDDLRRYLGE; from the coding sequence ATGAAAAGCAAACAATGTCTGGTGATCGGCCTGGGCCGCTTCGGCACGGCCGTCGCGACCACCCTCTACGAGATGGGGCACGAGGTCGTCGCCATCGACCAGCACGAGGAGAACGTCGAGCGGGTCATGAACCTCGTGACGCACGCCGCGATCGTGGACGCCAGCGACGAGCGGGCCCTGCGCGCCCTGGGCGTCGGGGATTTCGACGTGGTGGTCGTGGCGATCGGCACGGACGTGCAGGCGAACATCCTGGCGACCATGAACGCCAAGAGCCTCGGCGCGCCGTACGTGGTCAGCAAGGCCATCGACGAGATGGCCCGACGCGTCCTGGAGCGCATCGGCGCGGACCTCGTCATCCGGCCCGAGCATGACATGGGCGTGCGGCTGGCGCGGCAGATCGCCACGCCGAACATCGTGGACACCCTGGACCTGGGCGGCGACTACGCCATCGTGGAGATCGAGGCGAACGAGCGCCTGAAGGGGACCCTGCGCGACCTGAACCTCACGGGGCGCTTCAACGTGCAGATCATCGCGATCAGCCGCGCCGGGAAGATCGAGGTGACCCCCCGCGCCGAGGACGAACTGCGGCCCCACGACAAGCTGGTCGTGATCGGCACCAGCCACGCCATCGACGACCTGCGCCGCTACCTGGGCGAGTGA